In Kryptolebias marmoratus isolate JLee-2015 linkage group LG4, ASM164957v2, whole genome shotgun sequence, the following proteins share a genomic window:
- the LOC108235754 gene encoding sodium-coupled neutral amino acid transporter 3 isoform X1: MSEDKPAATVETSPAEGNAIPNGKGHEPGEDIAASAKTPPAEDCEKETVPNSTQNASPHKNENMESNLPESQEFLSRAEDKKTTRFTDFEGKTSFGMSVFNLGNAIMGSGILGLAYAMANTGVILFLLLLTVVAVLSSYSIHLLLKLSGIVGIRAYEQLGYRAFGTPGKMAAGIAITLQNIGAMSSYLYIVKYEFPLVIQAFLKVDNPAGEWYLNGNYLVIIVSIAVILPLALMKQLGYLGYTSGFSLSCMVFFLIAVIYKKFNVPCPFVDFAHNSTGSELNVNATDHSGEQDPACIPKMANLNIQTAYTIPILAFAFVCHPEVLPIYTELRNATKKKMQHVSNISIAVMYVMYFLAALFGYLTFYGEVEAELLHTYSRIDPYDTLILCVRVAVLTAVTLTVPIVLFPVRRAIQQMMFPNKTFYWPRHIAIAITLLTFINLLVIFAPNILGIFGVIGATSAPCLIFIFPAIFYIRIVPKEEEPLCSVPKVLAACFAGIGFLFMIMSLSFIIIDWTSGSSTASSGH; this comes from the exons ATGAGTGAAGACAAACCAGCTGCGACTGTGGAAACTTCTCCGGCCGAGGGGAACGCCATTCCTAACGGCAAAGGCCACGAGCCCGGGGAGGACATCGCAGCTTCAGCTAAAACTCCCCCCGCAGAGGACTGTGAAAA GGAAACTGTACCCAATAGCACCCAGAATGCGAG TCctcacaaaaatgaaaatatggaGTCCAACCTCCCAGAGAGCCAGGAATTCCTATCACGTGCAGAGGACAAGAAGACAACGCGCTTTACAGAT TTTGAAGGAAAAACCTCATTCGGGATGTCTGTCTTCAACCTGGGCAACGCAATCATGGGAAGTGGAATCCTGGGGCTTGCCTACGCCATGGCCAACACAGGAGTCATCCTGTTCCT GCTACTCCTAACAGTGGTGGCAGTTCTTTCATCATATTCCATCCATTTACTACTAAAATTATCTGGTATTGTAG GTATTCGTGCATATGAGCAGCTCGGATACAGGGCTTTTGGGACCCCGGGTAAGATGGCGGCAGGCATTGCCATCACGCTGCAGAACATCGGAG CAATGTCCAGTTATCTTTACATCGTGAAGTACGAGTTTCCTTTGGTTATCCAGGCATTTCTGAAGGTGGATAACCCTGCAGG TGAATGGTACCTGAATGGAAACTACCTGGTCATTATCGTGTCTATAGCAGTGATATTACCTCTGGCTCTCATGAAGCAGTTAG gCTATCTGGGGTACACCAGTGGCttctcactgagctgcatgGTTTTCTTCCTCATTGCT GTCATCTACAAGAAGTTCAACGTCCCCTGTCCATTTGTGGACTTTGCCCACAACAGCACCGGCAGCGAGCTGAATGTCAATGCCACCGACCACAGCGGCGAGCAAGACCCGGCGTGTATTCCCAAGATGGCCAACCTCAACATACAA ACGGCCTACACCATTCCCATCCTGGCGTTCGCCTTTGTGTGCCACCCCGAGGTCCTCCCCATCTACACAGAGCTGCGCAA TGCCACCAAGAAAAAGATGCAACATGTGTCCAATATCTCCATCGCAGTCATGTACGTCATGTACTTCCTGGCTGCTCTTTTTGGATACCTAACCTTCTATG GTGAAGTGGAAGCAGAGCTGCTGCACACATACAGCCGTATCGACCCGTACGACACTTTAATCCTGTGTGTGCGCGTGGCTGTGCTCACTGCCGTCACACTCACAGTACCAATTGTGCTCTTTCCC GTGAGGAGAGCAATCCAGCAGATGATGTTCCCCAACAAAACCTTCTACTGGCCTCGCCACATTGCTATTGCCATCACTCTGCTCACGTTCATCAACCTGCTGGTTATCTTTGCCCCCAACATCCTGGGCATCTTTGGTGTCATCG GCGCCACGTCTGCACCCTgcctcatcttcatcttcccCGCTATCTTCTATATTCGTATCGTACCCAAAGAGGAGGAGCCGCTGTGCTCCGTTCCAAAAGTCCTG GCTGCCTGCTTTGCTGGGATCGGTTTCCTATTTATGATAATGAGTCTCAGCTTTATCATCATTGACTGGACATCAGGCAGCAGTACAGCCAGCAGTGGTCATTAg
- the LOC108235754 gene encoding sodium-coupled neutral amino acid transporter 3 isoform X2: MSEDKPAATVETSPAEGNAIPNGKGHEPGEDIAASAKTPPAEDCENPHKNENMESNLPESQEFLSRAEDKKTTRFTDFEGKTSFGMSVFNLGNAIMGSGILGLAYAMANTGVILFLLLLTVVAVLSSYSIHLLLKLSGIVGIRAYEQLGYRAFGTPGKMAAGIAITLQNIGAMSSYLYIVKYEFPLVIQAFLKVDNPAGEWYLNGNYLVIIVSIAVILPLALMKQLGYLGYTSGFSLSCMVFFLIAVIYKKFNVPCPFVDFAHNSTGSELNVNATDHSGEQDPACIPKMANLNIQTAYTIPILAFAFVCHPEVLPIYTELRNATKKKMQHVSNISIAVMYVMYFLAALFGYLTFYGEVEAELLHTYSRIDPYDTLILCVRVAVLTAVTLTVPIVLFPVRRAIQQMMFPNKTFYWPRHIAIAITLLTFINLLVIFAPNILGIFGVIGATSAPCLIFIFPAIFYIRIVPKEEEPLCSVPKVLAACFAGIGFLFMIMSLSFIIIDWTSGSSTASSGH, translated from the exons ATGAGTGAAGACAAACCAGCTGCGACTGTGGAAACTTCTCCGGCCGAGGGGAACGCCATTCCTAACGGCAAAGGCCACGAGCCCGGGGAGGACATCGCAGCTTCAGCTAAAACTCCCCCCGCAGAGGACTGTGAAAA TCctcacaaaaatgaaaatatggaGTCCAACCTCCCAGAGAGCCAGGAATTCCTATCACGTGCAGAGGACAAGAAGACAACGCGCTTTACAGAT TTTGAAGGAAAAACCTCATTCGGGATGTCTGTCTTCAACCTGGGCAACGCAATCATGGGAAGTGGAATCCTGGGGCTTGCCTACGCCATGGCCAACACAGGAGTCATCCTGTTCCT GCTACTCCTAACAGTGGTGGCAGTTCTTTCATCATATTCCATCCATTTACTACTAAAATTATCTGGTATTGTAG GTATTCGTGCATATGAGCAGCTCGGATACAGGGCTTTTGGGACCCCGGGTAAGATGGCGGCAGGCATTGCCATCACGCTGCAGAACATCGGAG CAATGTCCAGTTATCTTTACATCGTGAAGTACGAGTTTCCTTTGGTTATCCAGGCATTTCTGAAGGTGGATAACCCTGCAGG TGAATGGTACCTGAATGGAAACTACCTGGTCATTATCGTGTCTATAGCAGTGATATTACCTCTGGCTCTCATGAAGCAGTTAG gCTATCTGGGGTACACCAGTGGCttctcactgagctgcatgGTTTTCTTCCTCATTGCT GTCATCTACAAGAAGTTCAACGTCCCCTGTCCATTTGTGGACTTTGCCCACAACAGCACCGGCAGCGAGCTGAATGTCAATGCCACCGACCACAGCGGCGAGCAAGACCCGGCGTGTATTCCCAAGATGGCCAACCTCAACATACAA ACGGCCTACACCATTCCCATCCTGGCGTTCGCCTTTGTGTGCCACCCCGAGGTCCTCCCCATCTACACAGAGCTGCGCAA TGCCACCAAGAAAAAGATGCAACATGTGTCCAATATCTCCATCGCAGTCATGTACGTCATGTACTTCCTGGCTGCTCTTTTTGGATACCTAACCTTCTATG GTGAAGTGGAAGCAGAGCTGCTGCACACATACAGCCGTATCGACCCGTACGACACTTTAATCCTGTGTGTGCGCGTGGCTGTGCTCACTGCCGTCACACTCACAGTACCAATTGTGCTCTTTCCC GTGAGGAGAGCAATCCAGCAGATGATGTTCCCCAACAAAACCTTCTACTGGCCTCGCCACATTGCTATTGCCATCACTCTGCTCACGTTCATCAACCTGCTGGTTATCTTTGCCCCCAACATCCTGGGCATCTTTGGTGTCATCG GCGCCACGTCTGCACCCTgcctcatcttcatcttcccCGCTATCTTCTATATTCGTATCGTACCCAAAGAGGAGGAGCCGCTGTGCTCCGTTCCAAAAGTCCTG GCTGCCTGCTTTGCTGGGATCGGTTTCCTATTTATGATAATGAGTCTCAGCTTTATCATCATTGACTGGACATCAGGCAGCAGTACAGCCAGCAGTGGTCATTAg